A window from Temnothorax longispinosus isolate EJ_2023e chromosome 1, Tlon_JGU_v1, whole genome shotgun sequence encodes these proteins:
- the Pi31 gene encoding proteasome inhibitor PI31 subunit yields the protein MTDVNSVFGFELFQKLYHDDIHKKEDVIILFVHWYLIKSGFRCIGIGDEVVFDGSEKGSELLPTEWNLRPNYALRYVRDGKLHVLLGIKSDTDLLLNLMRHHDNSIISIPFPIEKTVSALHGPLEITIPDYQAILHNIQKDFVSPICSNDAATQTTVPNNGGSSETNRIPARNDHHPLGPIGPIYQPSYRPEHDPARVGVRDLDPFGEGSGMIFDPFNTRHGLIGRSPSGLGVPGVLPPGAIPPGARFSPFGPPELNPSRPHRLRRPGDDHLPPPGYDDMFQ from the exons ATGACCGATGTAAATAGCGTGTTCGGCTTCGAGCTCTTCCAAAAACTCTATCACGATGATATCCATAAGAAAGAAGacgtgataattttatttgtgcaCTGGTACTTGATAAAGTCTGGATTTAGATGCATTGGTATCGGAGATGAA GTTGTGTTTGATGGATCCGAGAAAGGATCCGAATTACTCCCAACAGAATGGAATCTACGTCCCAATTATGCATTACGTTATGTAAGAGATGGAAAATTACATGTACTTCTTGGAATCAAGTCGGATACAGATCTACTGTTGAACTTGATG AGGCACCACGATAATTCTATAATTAGTATTCCGTTCCCTATCGAGAAAACTGTATCTGCGTTACATGGACCTTTAGAGATTACAATACCAGACTATCAGGCAAtcttacataatatacaaaaagattttgtaaGCCCGATATGTTCTAATGACGCAGCGACTCAAACAACCGTACCAAATAACGGTGGTTCCTCCGAAACAAACAGGATTCCAGCGCGCAATGATCATCATCCATTGGGGCCCATAGGACCCATTTATCAGCCATCATATCG ACCTGAACATGATCCTGCGAGAGTAGGAGTTAGAGATCTCGATCCATTTGGAGAAGGCAGTGGTATGATATTCGATCCATTTAACACAAGACATGGTCTAATTGGACGCTCACCGAGTGGCTTAGGAGTACCTGGAGTATTGCCGCC AGGTGCGATACCACCTGGTGCAAGATTCAGTCCTTTCGGTCCACCAGAGTTGAATCCATCGAGACCACACCGTCTCCGTAGACCCGGCGACGACCATTTACCTCCTCCAGGATATGACGATATGTTTCAGTga
- the LOC139825072 gene encoding PRL-1 phosphatase-like has translation MSNMRVKDIRPAPAEIEYKNMKFLITDRPNDQTIHTFIQELKKHNVKEVVRVCEPTYKVEELKSEGINVIDLVFDDGTFPPNEVVDEWFELLKNRFRESPDACVAVHCVAGLGRAPVLVAIALIELGLKFEDAVALIREKRRGAINAKQLTFLEKYRPKSRLKLKNGQKNSCCIQ, from the exons ATGAGCAACATGAGGGTAAAGGATATCAGACCGGCGCCCGCCGAGATTGAATACAAAAACATGAAGTTCCTCATTACTGATCGGCCCAATGATCAAACCATCCATACCTTTATTCAA GAACTGAAAAAGCACAATGTAAAGGAGGTGGTGAGAGTCTGCGAACCAACGTACAAAGTAGAGGAACTCAAATCAGAGGGGATCAATGTGATAGATTTGGTATTCGACGATGGTACATTTCCACCGAACGAG GTGGTGGATGAATGGTTTGAGTTGCTAAAGAACCGATTCCGAGAATCACCTGACGCGTGTGTGGCGGTGCATTGTGTCGCGGGTCTTGGTAGAGCGCCAGTTTTGGTTGCGATAGCTCTCATCGAACTTGGGCTCAAGTTCGAAGATGCTGTTGCTCTTATCAGAGA AAAAAGACGAGGCGCCATAAACGCGAAGCAGTTAACTTTTCTTGAAAAGTATCGTCCTAAGTCTCGATTGAAGCTCAAGAACGGACAAAAAAATTCCTGCTGCATCCAATAG
- the Xrcc1 gene encoding DNA repair protein XRCC1, with product MIVKIEKIISCSSEHPLYPAANLLQRNSENWKATWRCSKPGEMLAHVIFQLAEPSYVTGVDIGNYQSCVVIVTGSTSAEPDNWTVIVNHKFMTNDEAANDKFKDQVQLFTKRELNPDTLKIKFDRIKVTCMQSANLKVLFGLSYVILRSDSTVDLGLDAFGKFKFKQPCVVKTPMEMMKETTLGKAEDTKTDYREELRERIKKNSMENFAKCQEGQKLVRRPLLEKLEAGEADEVFGKRDKTQPQRLKDQRDNIYDKLFNQSPKNTTNIANEKVVRTPFGDVIPPRNADTNKNNMKDPTQSPSTSKKRSLSELENSPSAKHSERKKQRCSECRAGSQDHLCTTCRRLPQPKDIENAHAPSKTSGNVPAKLKKLKKPFKELFNDVTFSLSGYVNPQRDEIRRKALTMGARYVPDPNTTNKKCTYLICAFKNTPKYQQFKNHTKIVSHTFIEECFDKKTRFSWRRYALDQKDKLQPESEEEIDGDRSESVYDMDTDADSDY from the exons ATGATTGTTAAAATCGAAAAGATAATAAGCTGCTCCTCGGAACATCCGCTATATCCTGCCGCCAATCTTCTTCAACGTAATTCCGAAAATTGGAAAGCTACGTGGCGATGTAGCAAACCAGGTGAAATGCTGGCACACGTCATCTTTCAGCTCGCTGAGCCTTCCTACGTTACGGGAGTCGATATTGGCAATTATCAGAGTTGCGTCGTCATTGTCACTGGATCCACGTCCGCGGAACCTGACAATTGGACAGTTATCGTCAACCACAAGTTCATGACCAACGATGAAGCTGCAAATGACAAGTTTAAGGATCAAGTTCAATTGTTTactaaaagagaattaaatccGGATACCTTGAAGATCAAATTTGATCGAATCAAAGTTACCTGCATGCAATCGGCCAATTTGAAAGTATTGTTTGGATTATCGTATGTCATTTTAAGATCAGATTCCACCGTTGATTTAGGCTTGGATGCATTTGgcaagtttaaatttaaacaaccGTGCGTCGTCAAGACCCCCATGGAAATGATGAAAGAAACGACCCTTGGCAAAGCGGAAGATACGAAGACGGATTATAGGGAAGAATTGCGCGAGCGAATCAAGAAAAATTCGATGGAGAATTTCGCCAAGTGTCAAGAGGGACAGAAACTTGTGAGGAGGCCGTTGTTAGAAAAGTTGGAAGCTGGAGAAGCCGATGAAGTTTTTGGGAAACGTGATAAGACCCAGCCGCAACGCCTGAAAGATCAGAGAGACAATATCTATGATAAGTTATTTAATCAAAGTCCCAAAAATACCACAAATATAGCCAATGAAAAAGTGGTGAGAACACCTTTTGGAGATGTTATACCTCCGCGAAACGCcgatactaataaaaataatatgaaagatCCTACTCAAAGTCCTTCGACTTCTAAGAAACGTTCTTTAAGCGAGTTGGAGAATTCGCCAAGTGCAAAACACagtgaaagaaagaaacaaaggTGCTCCGAATGTCGCGCAGGCTCGCAAGATCACCTGTGTACGACTTGTCGACGATTGCCACAGCCCAAAGACATCGAGAATGCTCATGCTCCTTCGAAAACAAGCGGCAACGTTCCTGCAAAACTGAAGAAACTGAAAAAACCGTTTAAAGAACTGTTCAACGACGTTACATTCTCCCTCAGCGGCTACGTCAATCCACAGAGAGACGAAATTAGAAGAAAGGCTCTTACTATGGGTGCCAGATATGTTCCTGATCCAAATAcaactaataaaaaatgcacTTATTTGATATgtgcttttaaaaatactcCAAAATACCAACAGTTCAAAAATCACACGAAAATTGTTTCTCATACTTTCATCGAGGAatgttttgataaaaaaacgaG attttctTGGAGGCGATACGCTTTAGACCAAAAAGATAAATTGCAGCCCGAGAGCGAAGAAGAAATTGATGGTGATCGATCGGAATCTGTATATGATATGGACACCGATGCCGATTCAGATTATTAA